The following are from one region of the Natronosporangium hydrolyticum genome:
- a CDS encoding DUF1795 domain-containing protein has product MTAGRGVTQYEHPSAAFMLSLPEQWERIEDIEGVALVAVEPPRGPWFRANVVVTIGQIEPGAPVTDWQDETLELLRQTLQEFVLIDVADGELAGAPARRTLAHHTIEDEEAVNAVVIEQWAVVAGGLGFTLTASVAALEYADYADLFYRVAAGFRPDPEFVP; this is encoded by the coding sequence GTGACCGCAGGGCGGGGCGTGACCCAGTACGAGCATCCGAGCGCGGCGTTCATGCTGTCGCTGCCCGAGCAGTGGGAGCGGATCGAGGACATCGAAGGCGTGGCGCTGGTGGCGGTGGAACCACCGCGCGGCCCGTGGTTCCGCGCCAACGTGGTGGTGACCATCGGTCAGATCGAACCCGGGGCGCCGGTGACCGACTGGCAAGACGAGACGCTGGAGCTGCTTCGCCAGACACTGCAGGAGTTCGTGTTGATCGACGTGGCCGACGGGGAACTGGCCGGCGCGCCGGCTCGGCGTACGCTGGCCCACCACACCATCGAGGACGAGGAAGCGGTCAACGCCGTCGTGATCGAGCAGTGGGCCGTGGTCGCGGGCGGGCTGGGTTTCACCTTGACCGCCTCGGTGGCGGCGCTGGAGTACGCCGACTACGCCGATCTTTTCTACCGAGTGGCCGCCGGTTTCCGGCCTGATCCGGAGTTCGTGCCCTGA